In Citrobacter sp. RHB25-C09, the following proteins share a genomic window:
- the aqpZ gene encoding aquaporin Z, with amino-acid sequence MFRKLAAECFGTFWLVFGGCGSAVLAAAFPELGIGFAGVALAFGLTVLTMAFAVGHISGGHFNPAVTLGLWAGGRFPAKEVIGYIIAQVVGGIIAAAVLYLIASGKAGFDATASGFASNGYGEHSPGGYSMLSAIVIEIVLTAGFLLVIHGATDKHAPAGFAPIAIGLALTLIHLISIPVTNTSVNPARSTAVALFQGGWALEQLWLFWVMPIVGGILGGLIYRTLLEKRD; translated from the coding sequence ATGTTTAGAAAATTAGCCGCGGAATGTTTTGGTACATTCTGGTTGGTATTTGGTGGCTGCGGTAGCGCAGTATTGGCCGCAGCGTTCCCGGAATTAGGTATTGGCTTTGCTGGCGTAGCGCTGGCGTTCGGTCTTACCGTTTTAACCATGGCCTTTGCCGTCGGTCATATTTCTGGCGGTCATTTTAATCCGGCCGTCACTTTAGGCTTATGGGCCGGCGGTCGTTTCCCTGCGAAAGAGGTGATTGGCTATATTATTGCCCAGGTGGTTGGTGGGATCATTGCCGCTGCGGTGCTGTACCTCATCGCCAGCGGTAAAGCGGGTTTCGATGCAACAGCAAGCGGCTTTGCCTCTAACGGCTACGGCGAGCACTCTCCGGGCGGTTACTCCATGCTCTCTGCGATCGTGATTGAAATTGTCCTGACGGCCGGTTTCCTGCTGGTGATCCACGGCGCTACTGATAAACACGCGCCTGCGGGCTTTGCGCCTATTGCTATCGGTCTGGCGTTAACCCTGATTCACCTGATCAGTATTCCGGTCACCAATACCTCTGTGAACCCGGCGCGCAGTACTGCGGTTGCCCTCTTCCAGGGTGGCTGGGCACTGGAACAACTGTGGCTGTTCTGGGTAATGCCGATTGTCGGCGGTATCCTGGGTGGGCTTATTTACCGCACGCTGCTGGAAAAACGTGATTAA
- a CDS encoding ATP-dependent endonuclease, with protein sequence MILERVEIVGFRGINRLSLMLEQNNVLIGENAWGKSSLLDALTLLLSPESELYHFDRDDFWFPPGDINGREHHLHIILTFRESQPGRYRVRRYRPLEACWTPCHDGYQRIFYRLEGESAEDGSVMTLRSFLDSDGHPLPIDDINAQARHLVRLMPVLRLRDARFMRRIRNGTVPEVDDVEITARQLDFLARELTMRPQNLTDGQIRQGLSAMVQLLEHYFSEQGTPQTRHRLMRRRSSNEQRSWRYLDIINRMIDKPGGRTHRIILLGLFSTLLQAKGTIHLHKDARPLLLVEDPETRLHPIMLSVAWQLLNLLPLQRITTTNSGELLSLTPVEHVCRLVRESSRVAAWRLGPGGMNAEEGRRIAFHIRFNRASSLFARCWLLVEGETETWVINELARQCGHHFDAEGIKVIEFAQSGLKPLVKFARRMGIEWHVLVDGDEAGKKYAATVRGLLNNDREEEREHLTVLPALDMEHFMYRQGFADVFHRVAQLPENVPMNMRKIISKAIHRSSKPDLAIEVAMEAGRRGVDAVPVLLKKMFSRVLWLARGRAD encoded by the coding sequence ATGATTCTCGAACGCGTTGAGATTGTCGGGTTTCGCGGTATCAACCGGCTATCGTTGATGCTTGAGCAAAACAACGTGCTGATTGGGGAAAACGCCTGGGGTAAATCCAGTTTACTCGATGCGCTGACGCTGCTGCTGTCACCTGAATCTGAGCTGTATCACTTTGACCGTGATGATTTCTGGTTTCCTCCGGGAGATATCAACGGGCGTGAGCACCATCTGCACATTATTCTGACCTTTCGTGAATCTCAGCCTGGTCGTTATCGGGTGCGACGGTATCGCCCGCTGGAGGCGTGCTGGACTCCCTGTCACGATGGCTATCAGCGCATTTTTTATCGCCTCGAAGGGGAAAGTGCGGAAGATGGGAGTGTGATGACGTTGCGCAGTTTTCTCGACAGCGACGGGCATCCGCTGCCGATTGACGACATTAATGCGCAGGCCCGGCATCTGGTGCGCTTAATGCCCGTGCTGCGCCTGCGCGATGCCCGCTTTATGCGCCGCATCCGTAACGGTACGGTGCCGGAGGTGGATGATGTCGAGATCACCGCCCGACAACTGGACTTTCTCGCCCGCGAATTAACGATGCGTCCGCAAAATCTGACGGACGGGCAGATCCGCCAGGGCCTTTCCGCAATGGTGCAACTGCTTGAACACTATTTTTCAGAGCAGGGCACGCCCCAGACCCGGCATCGTTTAATGCGTCGTCGTTCGAGCAATGAGCAGCGCAGTTGGCGCTACCTCGATATTATCAACCGCATGATCGACAAGCCCGGTGGACGCACTCATCGGATCATACTGTTAGGGCTGTTCTCCACGTTGTTACAGGCGAAAGGCACCATTCATCTGCATAAAGACGCCCGACCACTGCTGCTGGTGGAAGACCCGGAAACCCGTCTGCACCCGATCATGCTGTCGGTGGCGTGGCAGTTGCTGAACTTGTTGCCGCTTCAGCGCATCACCACCACCAATTCAGGCGAACTGCTCTCACTGACTCCTGTCGAACACGTGTGCCGACTGGTGCGCGAGTCTTCCCGCGTTGCGGCCTGGCGCTTAGGGCCTGGCGGAATGAACGCCGAAGAAGGGCGACGCATCGCTTTTCATATCCGCTTTAACCGTGCGTCCTCGCTGTTCGCCCGCTGCTGGCTGCTGGTGGAAGGGGAAACGGAAACCTGGGTTATTAACGAACTGGCGCGTCAGTGTGGGCATCACTTTGACGCCGAGGGGATCAAGGTCATTGAATTCGCGCAGTCCGGATTGAAGCCGCTGGTGAAATTCGCCCGTCGGATGGGGATCGAGTGGCACGTGCTGGTGGACGGTGACGAAGCCGGGAAGAAATACGCTGCAACGGTACGCGGTTTGTTAAACAACGACCGGGAGGAGGAGCGCGAGCATCTGACCGTTCTGCCTGCGCTGGATATGGAGCACTTTATGTATCGGCAAGGGTTTGCTGATGTTTTTCATCGGGTCGCGCAGCTCCCGGAAAATGTGCCGATGAATATGCGCAAAATCATCTCCAAAGCGATTCATCGCTCATCCAAACCCGACTTAGCCATTGAAGTGGCAATGGAAGCCGGACGGCGTGGCGTTGATGCTGTCCCTGTACTCCTGAAAAAAATGTTCTCCAGGGTCTTGTGGCTGGCACGCGGCAGAGCGGATTAA
- a CDS encoding FAD-NAD(P)-binding protein: MKKVAIVGVGPTGIYTLHALVERGVPLEIQLYEQAEEAGVGMPYNSDNNGVHMLANIASIEIPPIYITYLTWLQNQSDEYLARFGVERTSLHERQFLPRVLLGDYYRDRFLALVDKAQQSGFVIKVNESSEVTDLRANPDGVSLWVNHRTQPVEVDFAIIATGHLWPEDDTQTRKFFPSPWTGLMDAEISACRVGILGTSLSAIDAAMAVVSQHGTFTTHTDKSLTFTRHPDSQSLKITLMSRSGVLPEADFYCPLPYEPLNIATEAAINECIHQGQKGLLDRIFRLIVQQLQDAAPQWSQQIRLDTLTADTFPEVYFADRIKHDPFDWAKRNLVEVERNKQQQHTVAWRYTLLRMHEVIEDIVPHLDDDDVKRFKRGLARVFIDNYAAIPSESIRRLLALHDAGLIEILPLGADYERRTEQGKTVIYHHDQRCEFDVFIDARGQKAMKSKDIPFPALREQLLACGDEIPDIGEDYTLQAPENARNRIAFGGLPWLMHDRPFIQGLVVSAEIGASMAKALSQRSVKRRRKLWDSGDVD, from the coding sequence ATGAAAAAAGTGGCCATTGTCGGCGTCGGCCCCACCGGAATTTACACCCTGCATGCCCTGGTTGAGCGCGGTGTTCCGCTGGAGATACAGCTCTATGAGCAAGCTGAAGAAGCGGGTGTCGGTATGCCCTACAACAGCGACAATAACGGCGTCCACATGCTGGCAAATATTGCCAGTATCGAGATCCCGCCGATTTACATCACCTATCTGACCTGGCTACAAAACCAAAGCGATGAATACCTGGCGCGGTTTGGTGTTGAACGTACCTCGCTGCATGAGCGGCAGTTTTTGCCCCGCGTGCTCCTCGGTGACTATTATCGAGATCGTTTCTTAGCCCTTGTCGACAAGGCGCAGCAGTCCGGCTTCGTGATTAAGGTCAACGAATCAAGCGAAGTCACCGATCTGCGCGCGAACCCGGATGGCGTATCCCTGTGGGTTAACCACCGTACCCAGCCCGTTGAGGTAGATTTCGCCATTATTGCCACCGGTCATCTGTGGCCCGAAGACGATACACAAACTCGAAAATTTTTCCCCAGCCCCTGGACCGGCCTGATGGACGCGGAGATTAGCGCTTGCCGGGTGGGCATTCTCGGTACCTCGCTCAGCGCCATTGATGCGGCGATGGCCGTGGTCAGCCAACATGGTACGTTTACTACCCATACTGATAAATCCCTGACGTTTACACGTCACCCCGACAGCCAGAGCCTGAAGATAACCCTGATGTCGCGCTCAGGTGTGCTTCCTGAAGCGGACTTTTACTGTCCTCTTCCGTATGAACCACTGAATATCGCGACGGAAGCGGCGATTAATGAATGCATACACCAGGGACAGAAAGGGTTATTGGATCGTATCTTTCGGCTTATTGTTCAGCAGTTGCAGGACGCGGCGCCGCAGTGGAGCCAACAGATCAGGCTGGATACGCTGACGGCCGATACCTTCCCCGAGGTCTATTTCGCCGACAGAATTAAGCACGATCCTTTTGACTGGGCGAAACGCAACCTGGTGGAAGTTGAACGTAACAAACAGCAACAGCACACCGTGGCATGGCGCTATACCCTGCTGCGGATGCATGAGGTTATCGAGGATATCGTGCCTCATCTTGATGACGACGACGTAAAGCGGTTCAAACGTGGACTGGCACGCGTCTTCATCGATAACTATGCGGCAATCCCCTCGGAATCCATCCGTCGGCTGCTGGCGCTGCATGACGCCGGGCTGATTGAGATCCTGCCACTGGGCGCGGACTATGAGCGTAGGACTGAACAGGGAAAGACGGTGATTTATCACCACGACCAGCGCTGCGAGTTTGACGTATTTATTGACGCCCGGGGACAGAAGGCAATGAAGAGCAAAGACATCCCTTTTCCCGCGCTACGCGAACAATTGCTTGCCTGCGGTGATGAGATCCCGGATATCGGCGAGGATTACACGCTGCAAGCCCCGGAAAATGCCCGCAACCGCATCGCCTTTGGTGGGCTGCCATGGTTAATGCATGACCGCCCGTTTATTCAGGGACTGGTCGTTAGCGCTGAAATAGGTGCCTCTATGGCAAAGGCGTTGTCGCAGCGCTCAGTGAAACGGCGGCGAAAACTGTGGGACAGTGGCGACGTGGACTAG
- the hcp gene encoding hydroxylamine reductase, with protein MFCVQCEQTIRTPAGNGCSYAQGMCGKTAETSDLQDLLIAALQGLSAWAAKAREYGIINHDVDNFAPRAFFSTLTNVNFDSPRIVGYAREAIAMREALKAQCLAIDPSAHCDNPMAELHLVSDDLGDLQRQAAEFTPNKDKAAIGENILGLRLLCLYGLKGAAAYMEHAHVLGQYDNDIYAQYHKIMAWLGTWPSDMNALLECAMEIGQMNFKVMSILDAGETTKYGHPTPTQVNVKATEGKCILISGHDLKDLYNLLEQTEGTGVNVYTHGEMLPAHGYPELRKFKHLIGNYGSGWQNQQVEFARFPGPIVMTSNCIIDPTVGSYDDRIWTRSIVGWPGVSHLEGDDFGPVIAQAQQMAGFPYSEIPHLITVGFGRQTLLGAADSLIDLVSREKLRHIFLVGGCDGARGERSYFTDFATSVPDDCLILTLACGKYRFNKLEFGDIEGLPRLVDAGQCNDAYSAIILAVTLAEKLGCGVNDLPLSLVLSWFEQKAIVILLTLLSLGVQNIVTGPTAPGFLTPDLLAVLNEKFGLRSVTTVEEDMKQLLSA; from the coding sequence ATGTTTTGTGTGCAATGTGAACAAACCATCCGTACTCCTGCAGGAAACGGCTGTTCTTACGCGCAGGGTATGTGCGGTAAAACGGCTGAGACATCCGATCTCCAGGATCTGCTGATCGCAGCTCTGCAAGGCCTGTCCGCCTGGGCTGCGAAAGCACGGGAATATGGCATCATCAACCATGACGTTGATAACTTTGCCCCGCGTGCATTCTTCTCAACACTGACCAATGTTAACTTCGACTCCCCGCGTATTGTCGGCTATGCCCGCGAAGCGATTGCCATGCGTGAAGCGCTGAAAGCGCAGTGTCTGGCCATTGACCCCAGCGCGCATTGCGACAACCCGATGGCCGAGTTGCACCTGGTCAGCGACGATCTGGGCGACCTGCAACGCCAGGCGGCCGAATTTACCCCAAACAAAGACAAAGCGGCGATCGGCGAGAACATTCTCGGCCTGCGTCTGCTGTGTCTGTACGGTCTGAAAGGCGCGGCGGCTTACATGGAGCACGCGCACGTCCTCGGCCAGTACGATAACGACATTTACGCGCAGTATCATAAAATCATGGCGTGGCTGGGCACCTGGCCTTCCGATATGAACGCTCTGCTGGAGTGCGCAATGGAAATCGGCCAGATGAACTTCAAAGTGATGAGCATTCTGGATGCCGGTGAAACCACTAAATACGGTCACCCAACTCCGACCCAGGTCAACGTCAAAGCGACCGAAGGCAAGTGCATCCTGATCTCCGGTCATGACCTGAAAGATCTGTATAACCTGCTGGAGCAAACCGAAGGGACCGGCGTTAACGTCTACACCCACGGTGAAATGCTGCCTGCTCACGGCTACCCGGAGCTGCGGAAATTCAAACACCTGATCGGTAACTACGGCAGCGGCTGGCAGAACCAGCAGGTCGAGTTTGCCCGCTTCCCTGGCCCAATTGTGATGACCTCCAACTGCATCATTGACCCGACCGTCGGCAGCTACGACGATCGTATCTGGACCCGCAGCATCGTCGGCTGGCCGGGTGTGAGCCACCTGGAAGGGGATGATTTCGGTCCGGTAATTGCCCAGGCGCAACAGATGGCAGGGTTCCCGTATAGCGAAATTCCACATCTGATCACCGTCGGGTTTGGTCGCCAGACCCTGCTGGGTGCCGCTGATTCCCTGATCGACCTGGTGAGCCGTGAGAAACTGCGTCATATCTTCCTGGTCGGCGGTTGCGACGGCGCGCGCGGTGAGCGCAGCTACTTTACCGATTTTGCCACTAGCGTACCGGACGACTGTCTGATCCTGACCCTGGCCTGTGGTAAATACCGTTTCAACAAGCTGGAATTTGGTGACATCGAAGGTCTGCCGCGTCTGGTCGATGCCGGTCAGTGTAACGATGCTTACTCAGCCATTATTCTGGCAGTCACGCTGGCAGAGAAACTGGGCTGTGGCGTGAACGATCTGCCGCTGTCACTGGTACTCTCGTGGTTCGAACAGAAAGCGATTGTGATTCTGCTGACCCTGCTGTCTCTGGGCGTGCAAAACATCGTGACCGGTCCAACCGCACCAGGCTTCCTCACACCGGATCTGCTGGCTGTGCTCAACGAAAAATTCGGTCTGCGTTCTGTGACCACCGTTGAAGAAGATATGAAGCAGTTGCTGAGTGCGTAA
- a CDS encoding lysine exporter LysO family protein, with product MFSGLLIILLPLIIGYLIPLRHTAALKLINKLLSWMVYLILFFMGISLAFLDNLASNLLAIFHYSAVSITIILLCNIAALLWLERSLPWRHNHQQEKLPSRIAMALESLKLCGVVVAGFLLGLSGLAFLQHATDASEYTLILLLLLVGIQLRNSGMTLKQIVLNRRGLIVAVMVVASSLVGGVINAFILDLPIKTALAMASGFGWYSLSGILLTESYGPVIGSAAFFNDLARELIAIMLIPGLVRRSRSTALGLCGATSMDFTLPVLQRSGGLEMVPAAIVHGFILSLLVPILMALFSA from the coding sequence ATGTTCTCAGGACTACTCATCATTCTGCTCCCGCTGATTATCGGGTATCTCATTCCGCTTCGGCACACGGCCGCATTAAAATTAATCAATAAGCTCTTAAGCTGGATGGTTTATCTGATCCTCTTTTTTATGGGTATCAGCCTGGCCTTTTTAGATAATCTGGCGAGCAATTTGCTGGCTATATTTCATTATTCTGCCGTCAGCATAACCATTATTTTATTGTGTAATATTGCGGCATTATTATGGCTGGAGCGCTCATTACCCTGGCGACACAACCATCAGCAGGAAAAACTGCCTTCGCGTATCGCCATGGCACTTGAATCGCTCAAATTATGCGGCGTGGTCGTCGCGGGTTTTCTTCTGGGGCTGAGCGGTCTTGCATTTTTACAGCACGCCACCGATGCCAGCGAATATACCCTTATCCTGCTTCTCCTCCTTGTGGGTATTCAACTGCGCAATAGCGGCATGACGCTGAAACAAATTGTGCTGAACCGCCGGGGATTGATTGTTGCAGTGATGGTCGTTGCCAGCTCGCTGGTTGGCGGGGTCATTAACGCCTTTATTCTCGACCTGCCCATCAAAACGGCACTGGCGATGGCCTCAGGTTTCGGCTGGTACTCCCTTTCCGGGATCCTGCTGACCGAATCGTATGGTCCGGTAATTGGAAGCGCCGCCTTCTTTAACGATCTGGCTCGCGAACTGATCGCCATTATGCTCATTCCAGGTCTGGTCCGCCGCAGCCGCTCCACCGCGCTGGGGCTGTGTGGTGCAACGTCGATGGATTTCACTTTGCCGGTATTGCAGCGCTCCGGGGGGCTGGAAATGGTTCCGGCGGCGATTGTGCACGGCTTTATTCTCAGTCTTCTGGTGCCCATTTTAATGGCGCTTTTCTCGGCATAA
- the hcr gene encoding NADH oxidoreductase yields MTMPTHQCPWRMQVHHIHQETPDVWTISLLCHDYYPYRAGQYALVSVRNSADTLRAYTLSSTPGVSEYITLTVRRIDEGAGSQWLTRDVKRGDYLWLSDAMGDFTCEDKADDKFLLLAAGCGVTPIMSMSRWLAKHRPQADVQVIFNVRSPQDVIFAQEWRQYPITLVAENNATDGFVAGRLTRELLQQVPDLTSRTVMTCGPAPYMEQVEQDVKALGVTRFFKEKFFTPVADAVTSGLKFTKLQPVKQFYAPVGSTLLEALESNQVPIVAACRAGVCGCCKTKVVDGNYTVSSTMTLTDAEIADGYVLACSCHPQSDLVLA; encoded by the coding sequence ATGACGATGCCAACCCATCAGTGCCCATGGCGGATGCAGGTTCACCATATCCATCAGGAAACGCCGGATGTGTGGACGATTTCCCTGCTGTGCCACGACTATTATCCGTATCGCGCCGGGCAATATGCGCTGGTCAGCGTGCGTAATTCCGCGGATACGCTGCGCGCCTATACCCTTTCGTCAACACCGGGCGTCAGCGAGTATATTACGCTGACCGTTCGTCGAATTGACGAAGGTGCTGGCTCGCAGTGGCTCACCCGCGATGTGAAGCGCGGCGACTACCTCTGGCTGTCAGATGCCATGGGCGATTTCACCTGCGAAGATAAAGCGGATGATAAGTTCCTGCTGCTGGCTGCCGGCTGTGGCGTCACGCCAATCATGTCAATGAGCCGCTGGTTGGCGAAGCACCGTCCGCAAGCTGATGTTCAGGTGATCTTTAACGTGCGCTCTCCCCAGGACGTTATTTTTGCGCAGGAGTGGCGTCAGTATCCGATCACGCTGGTGGCGGAAAATAATGCCACTGACGGTTTTGTTGCCGGTCGTCTGACCCGCGAACTGTTGCAGCAGGTGCCCGATCTGACTTCCCGCACCGTGATGACCTGTGGCCCTGCGCCGTATATGGAGCAGGTAGAACAGGACGTTAAAGCACTGGGCGTAACGCGCTTCTTCAAAGAGAAGTTCTTCACCCCGGTCGCGGATGCGGTAACCAGCGGCCTGAAGTTCACCAAACTGCAACCGGTGAAACAGTTTTATGCGCCAGTGGGTTCGACGCTGCTGGAGGCGCTGGAAAGCAACCAGGTGCCCATTGTCGCCGCCTGCCGTGCGGGCGTCTGTGGCTGCTGCAAAACCAAAGTCGTTGACGGTAACTACACGGTCAGCAGCACCATGACGCTGACCGACGCAGAAATCGCTGACGGTTACGTGCTGGCCTGCTCCTGCCATCCGCAGAGTGACTTAGTACTGGCGTAA
- the poxB gene encoding ubiquinone-dependent pyruvate dehydrogenase: MKQTVAAFIAKTLEQAGVKRIWGVTGDSLNGLSDSLNRMGTIEWIPTRHEEVAAFAAGAEAQLTGALAVCAGSCGPGNLHLINGLFDCHRNHVPVLAIAAHIPSSEIGSGYFQETHPQELFRECSHYCELVSSPEQIPQVLAIAMRKAVLNRGVSVVVLPGDVALKPAPESASTHWYHAPLPIVTPAEEELHKLAQLLRYSSNIALMCGSGCAGAHKELVEFAAKIKAPIVHALRGKEHVEYDNPYDVGMTGLIGFSSGFHTMMNADTLVLLGTQFPYRPFYPSDAKIIQIDINPASIGAHSKVDMALVGDIKATLKALLPLVEEKSERKFLDKALSDYRDARKGLDDLAKPSDKAIHPQYLAQQISHFAADDAIFTCDVGTPTVWAARYLKMNGKRRLLGSFNHGSMANAMPQALGAQATAPERQVIAMCGDGGFSMLMGDFLSVVQMKLPVKIVVFNNSVLGFVAMEMKAGGYLTDGTELHDTNFARIAEACGITGIRVEKASDVDEALQRAFSIDGPVLVDVVVAKEELAIPPQIKLEQAKGFSLYMLRAIISGRGDEVIELAKTNWLR, translated from the coding sequence ATGAAACAAACGGTTGCCGCTTTTATTGCGAAAACGCTTGAACAGGCTGGCGTGAAACGGATTTGGGGCGTGACGGGCGATTCGCTGAACGGTCTGAGCGACAGTCTCAATCGCATGGGCACGATTGAATGGATACCGACCCGCCATGAAGAGGTTGCCGCCTTCGCGGCGGGCGCAGAGGCGCAGTTAACCGGCGCGCTTGCGGTGTGCGCAGGCTCCTGTGGGCCAGGTAACCTGCACCTGATTAACGGTCTGTTTGACTGTCACCGCAACCACGTTCCGGTACTGGCGATTGCCGCACATATTCCTTCCAGCGAGATCGGCAGCGGTTATTTTCAGGAGACGCACCCGCAGGAATTATTCCGCGAATGCAGCCACTATTGCGAGCTGGTTTCCAGCCCTGAACAAATTCCGCAGGTACTGGCGATTGCCATGCGTAAGGCGGTACTCAATCGCGGCGTTTCCGTGGTGGTTTTACCGGGTGATGTGGCGCTGAAGCCCGCACCGGAAAGCGCCAGCACCCACTGGTATCATGCCCCTTTACCGATCGTAACGCCGGCGGAAGAAGAGTTACACAAACTGGCTCAACTGCTGCGCTATTCCAGCAATATCGCCCTGATGTGCGGCAGCGGTTGCGCGGGCGCGCATAAGGAACTGGTGGAGTTTGCCGCCAAAATCAAAGCGCCAATTGTTCACGCCCTGCGTGGAAAAGAGCACGTTGAATACGACAACCCTTATGATGTCGGTATGACCGGGTTGATCGGCTTTTCGTCCGGTTTCCATACCATGATGAACGCCGATACGCTGGTGCTGCTCGGCACCCAATTTCCTTACCGTCCGTTCTATCCGTCCGATGCCAAGATCATTCAGATTGATATCAACCCGGCCAGCATCGGCGCGCACAGTAAGGTGGATATGGCGCTGGTGGGCGATATCAAAGCCACCCTCAAAGCCCTGCTACCGCTGGTAGAAGAAAAAAGCGAGCGTAAATTCCTCGATAAAGCCCTCAGTGATTATCGCGATGCCCGTAAAGGTCTGGACGACCTCGCCAAACCGAGTGACAAAGCCATTCATCCACAGTATCTGGCGCAGCAAATCAGTCACTTTGCCGCTGACGACGCGATCTTTACCTGCGATGTCGGCACGCCAACCGTCTGGGCGGCACGTTATCTGAAAATGAACGGCAAGCGCCGCCTGCTGGGTTCGTTTAACCACGGCTCAATGGCCAACGCTATGCCGCAGGCGCTCGGTGCCCAGGCGACCGCGCCGGAACGTCAGGTGATTGCGATGTGCGGTGACGGCGGTTTCAGTATGCTGATGGGCGATTTCCTGTCGGTGGTGCAGATGAAGTTGCCCGTCAAGATCGTGGTCTTTAACAATAGCGTGCTGGGCTTTGTGGCGATGGAGATGAAGGCCGGAGGTTATCTCACCGACGGTACCGAACTGCACGATACCAACTTCGCGCGGATTGCCGAAGCATGCGGAATTACCGGAATTCGCGTTGAGAAAGCGTCTGACGTGGACGAAGCGCTCCAGCGTGCCTTTTCCATCGACGGCCCGGTGCTGGTCGATGTCGTTGTCGCCAAAGAAGAACTGGCGATTCCTCCACAAATCAAACTCGAGCAGGCCAAAGGGTTCAGCCTGTATATGCTGCGGGCAATTATCAGCGGTCGTGGCGATGAAGTGATCGAACTGGCAAAAACCAACTGGCTCAGGTAA
- the macA gene encoding macrolide transporter subunit MacA produces the protein MGIKDKKIKKRYLLLIVILILGAVALWRTLNAPLPNYQTLIVRPGDLQQSVLATGKLDALRKVDVGAQVSGQLKTLSVAIGDKVKKDQLLGVIDPEQAQNQIKEVEATLMELRAQRQQAEAEWKLARVTLSRQQQLAKTQAVSQQDLDTAATELAVKKAQIGTIDAQIKRNQASLDTAKTNLDYTRIVAPMAGEVTQITTLQGQTVIAAQQAPNILTLADMSTMLVKAQVSEADVIHLQPGQKAWFTVLGDPQTRYEGVLKDVLPTPEKVNDAIFYYARFEVPNPKGILRLDMTAQVHIQLTDVKNVLTIPLSALGEPVGDNRYKVTLLRNGETREREVSIGARNDTDVEIVKGLEAGDEVVIGEAKPGAAQ, from the coding sequence ATGGGTATCAAGGACAAAAAAATAAAAAAGCGCTACCTGCTGCTTATCGTCATTCTCATCCTGGGGGCGGTCGCGCTCTGGCGCACGTTGAATGCGCCACTGCCGAATTATCAGACACTGATTGTGCGTCCAGGCGATCTCCAGCAAAGCGTCCTGGCCACCGGGAAGCTCGATGCGTTACGCAAAGTTGACGTCGGGGCGCAGGTGAGCGGCCAGCTCAAAACGCTGTCGGTGGCCATTGGCGATAAAGTGAAGAAAGACCAACTGCTGGGCGTTATCGACCCCGAGCAGGCGCAAAACCAGATTAAAGAGGTCGAAGCGACGCTAATGGAGCTGCGTGCGCAGCGTCAGCAGGCTGAAGCCGAATGGAAACTGGCGCGTGTGACGCTGTCACGCCAGCAGCAACTGGCAAAAACCCAGGCCGTTTCACAGCAGGATCTCGACACCGCCGCGACAGAACTGGCGGTGAAGAAGGCGCAAATTGGTACTATTGATGCGCAAATCAAACGCAATCAGGCCTCGCTGGATACCGCGAAAACCAACCTCGACTATACGCGCATCGTCGCGCCCATGGCCGGTGAAGTGACGCAAATTACCACTCTGCAAGGGCAGACGGTAATTGCGGCGCAGCAGGCGCCTAATATTCTGACTCTGGCAGACATGAGCACGATGCTGGTGAAAGCACAGGTGTCTGAGGCGGACGTCATCCATCTTCAACCGGGGCAAAAGGCCTGGTTTACCGTACTGGGCGATCCTCAGACCCGTTATGAAGGGGTCCTGAAAGATGTTCTGCCGACGCCGGAAAAGGTCAATGACGCCATTTTCTATTACGCCCGTTTTGAAGTGCCCAACCCGAAAGGGATTTTGCGCCTCGACATGACCGCGCAGGTGCATATTCAATTGACGGACGTCAAAAACGTATTGACGATCCCGCTCTCCGCGCTGGGCGAACCGGTGGGAGATAACCGCTACAAAGTCACGCTACTGCGTAATGGCGAAACCCGCGAGCGTGAGGTTTCCATTGGCGCGCGAAATGATACGGATGTCGAAATTGTCAAAGGTCTGGAAGCGGGCGACGAAGTGGTGATCGGCGAGGCTAAACCCGGAGCTGCACAATGA